tattatatatatatttttatgttttcttttccaaaaactacaaaaaaaacgaataaaatgtttatctaaccaaaattttatgtgtgtttttatttgaagaagACGCGATAACTGCGTTTTGTGAAACTTCAGGTTTTGTAGATCACTGCCGCAGTTTCAGTACCAATAATTATGAATATggattaaaatcaaaatttttgttttgcataaaACTCGACAGAGTTAAAATCGTATAGGCGAGAGGTCTGTTTAAAACAGTTTAGGCGGGCTATTTCATAAAAACTTGACttgcaatagaaacaaaaatattaaaaatgaaaaaaaatataacttagggaacatttttaaatttacacttTGTACATTTCGTTGTATTGCATTTAGAATGtaaaatattgcaatattaaAATTGGCAATGCATCGTGCAATATGGGAAGGGCAAAttgaattattatatttttgttttaagtatgAAAAATGATGCTATGTAATTGGAAACTTCAATTTCAACTATGaaaccaatagaactcaaaatataagatttttaaccCAACAACTTggagattttgttttaattttttcaaatgattcaACCTAACAAAAAAGTTGAACCATCAAAATAGACtcgttttaaaaagtttaattttgggttctattggttggatattcaagataaattTTCTCAGACTCAGGAAAAATGTCAGAGCACCATATTTTGCACTAAAAGTACACGCTACACGTTAAAGTAATAACATTGCTAGGTCATGACCATGTCAATGATTTTCTtggggatgtttttttttatcgaatttgTACTTGTTATAGAAGGGAAATTATTAGATTTTGTTCAATCAATTTCCTTTAGAATTTCTAGTTTCAGGGGAGTGCGCTGGCTACTGCATAACTGTAATATAACCTTCTCCTCTGTCTGCATGACTATTGTCTTATGAAGTAGCCCGACCacccaaaaaattatatacacacACTTATCTTTGATAAAAGCACTAGCAAAGGATTGAGCCGTAGTCGTACCGTACGAAAAACGCCCgatgtcaaaattaaaatttaatttatcagAAAATAGGCCATTCTTCCAGGTttcacaaaaaagtctatacaaaaatcgtggttttattcggttttttttttaatccattcGATTTTTAGAGGTGTACGTAAGCAGtgtactaaaaataaatttaaattttaaaattcaggaGTACTCTACATTTTTCTCAAGTCTgttgctaacaaaaaaaaaatacaaaactgcagtataaatgtaaaaatatatttttccccAAATAacatacagccctattctgctattcgattcacgtgaatcgaagaATTCCCTTTCTTAATCATGTCaaattggctttgaaaaacttcAAACTTTCGATAGCAAAGTGTTGTTCCCGTCTGTTTtagaaattctaaagaaaaaaaaattgtctagaTTTAATTTTAACCACCTTTTAAACAGTTCTTATTtaagactttcacgtgaatcgaatagcagaatagggctgataaatgtttaacaataaaataaatgcatcTATAAAGTCTTAactgatttcaatttttttcttaaatctaatAATTAAGCATACTCTTTGTTAAGTTCCCTTCCAATCAACCAACGTCTAATTTCCGAAGTTCCAGCACCGATTTCATAAAGTTTAGCATCTCTCAAGAATCGTCCTGTTGGATAGTCATTGATATATCCATTTCCTCCAAGAATTTGTATAGCATCCAAGGCAACTTTAGTTGCGTTTTCGGCACAATATAAAATAACACCAGCACAATCTTTGGGGCTTTTGTAACCCAAATCAGCGGCTCTTGCCAGGCTGTACAAATAAGAACGACATGCACTTAGATTCGTATACATATCGGCCATTTTGCCTTGAATCAATTGGAATTCACCAATAAGTTGATTTTTCTGTTTACGCTGGTGAGCATAGTCGAATGAAATGTCACAAGCAGCTTGCATTACTCCAACTGGCCCAGCTGCCAAAACTAGGCGTTCATAATCTAACCCAGACATTAAGACGTAAACACCTTTGTTTACTTCAcccaagatatttttttctggtaCTTTCAAATCTTGGAATATCAGCTCACATGTACTGCTGCCACGCATACCCAATTTATCTAATTTTTTACCAACACTAAATCCTTCCCAATCGGTTTCGATAATGAAGGCGGTAATTGCATGCTTGTCAGCGGTAcctaaatattgaaataataagtctcttttgaattgaattgaggAATAAATTTTTACCAGTTGCAGTTTTGGCATAAACAATTAAGACATCGGCATCAGATCCATTTGTAATCCAGAATTTACTGCCATTCAATACATAATGGTCACCCTTTTTCTCAGCTCGTAGCTTCATCGAGACCACATCACTTCCAGAACCTGGTTCCGACATTGCCAGAGCTCCGATATGCTCTCCACTGCAGAGCTTTGGCAAATACTTTTGCTTCTGCTCAAGAGTTCCATTTTTTGTTAGCTGATTTATGCATAGATTTGAATGTGCTCCATAAGATAAGCCAACACCTCCGGCAGCTCTAGAATTTAAATAAGTTTCgttaagtttgtttttgatttttgaaaatattttgattttagtcTTACAGTTATTTTCCACTggtacgaaaaattaaaaatgaaaacgatGAGAATTGAAATTATGATAGAATGAGAAGAGGTAATACATTTACCTTGAAATTTCTTCCATTATAATGCAATGGTCAAGATACGTGCCACCAGTTCCTCCAAATTCGGGATCTGCGGTTATTCCATGAAAACCTAGAGCTCCCATTTTCTGCCAAAAAGCACGTAAGTCTCtaagaataaacattttcaaCTTTAAGCTCAAACTAGAATAGAAAGACTCACTTGAAGTTATCATTTTTATCGATCTCATTGGCAAATGGGGCCAATTCTTTTTGGAAGAAATTGAAAGCTGTCTCCCTGAGCTGGAATCAAAAAACCCAACATAAAATAAGATACATTCTTATTAGTTCAGTTATATAATTTGATTTGTGTAAGTTAAAACGTTGCGTGTCTAGAGGCAATAAAATTCTGTGTTAAAAATTGGTTTCTTTACGCAACAACAGCGGggaggataaaaaaaaaacaggaaattaTTACTGCATGTGCTAGTCGAAGAATGGTTTGACATATTGACCTTAATAATGAACTCATGttaagttttgtttgtttagcCATTGTacgatacatttttttcttcttgttgcCATCTGCAAGCTAGGAGTCTATGGCAGTTATACAACAATGCTCTAAGGTAAAAATCTGTGTTCAGACTTCCGAAGGCCCGTAAAAAAATAGTAAAGCTTCAGTCATGTCAAATTCTATATTGGGTTGGAAGATTTAGATTTGTAttattaaccctttcggtaccagcgttactctcatgtaacatatctttaaaaattcgtaaaaaaatattccataaaacaattttttaggtttcgatggcttaattgaaagataataatgcctagtatctggattagtacaaaaaatAGTCAAATATCTTatatacagttgtgttcaaaataatagtagtgcctgcaaaaaaataacattttttatatttacggtgcttctatggttaaaaatttaatttctttgatgccaaagtttgtaacggtcaattactaagaaatgtatcgtagttttaaaatgaaaaagaaggtgacaaatagtttttcattgacctttggttgttctttctaatttgacctgttcaaaataatagtagttaaagttatttttgaagaatttaaaagcggtttataactaagaatatttatttttggtttaaaagtaagtactcatataatttgaacaatttttcaccaaaaaacgatttgtttcggttttaatctatttaaagttcgaagagcaaaacactgcagttcggataacggaaacttatacgaaagctgcttgaagaagggaaaatctacttggaaattcaagatTATAataggatgctcccctacaatggtagccaatgcaataaacttaacgaaagacccgaaacgcgcggtagaaaaagaaaaaagaccgtcgtagatgacaggcgtattgtccagatgagtaaagttgagccttctgcatcgtcgtttcaaatccagaagCCTTtcaagcctggattgcagtgcagtaaacattcggaggcgactgttGGAGAtaaatttgtacgcttgaagtccacgaaaagttccgtTGTTAACTAAGAAATgtgttaaaatactaaaattttcgaccctccatgtttaactgttttcgtagtatactttggaacatattccgtattggttggacgtcggacgtattgtggagatccagtaccaccaaagaGGATAAAAATTTGCTctcatcagtaaacaatatgttacgccaTAACTTCGCTGGCCAGTTTATGTGGTtttttacaaactggatacgctttCTAACATGTTTtgcggaacttttcgtggacttcaagcgtacaaattagtctccaacagtcgcctccgaatgtttACTGCCCTGCAacccaggcttaaagccttctggatgtgaaacaacgatgtagaaggctcaactttgctcgtctggacaatacgcctgtcatctacggcggtcttttttctttttctaccgcgcgtttcgggtctttcgttgactttattgcattggctaccattgtagagGAGCATCCTATTATAatcttgaatttccaagtagattttcccttcttcaagcagctttcgtataagtttccgttatccgaactgcagtgttttgctcttcgaactttaaatagattaaaaccgaaacaaatcgttttttggtgaaaaattgttcaaattatatgagtacttacttttaaaccaaaaataaatattcttagttataaaccgcttttaaattcttcaaaaataactttaactactattattttgaacaggtcaaattagaaagaacaaccaaaggtcaatgaaaaactatttgtcaccttctttttcattttaaaactacgatacatttcttagtaattgaccgttacaaactttggcatcaaagaaattaaatttttaaccatagaagcacagtaaatataaaaaatgttatttttttgcaggcactactattattttgaacacagctgtatataattctcctgtgcgtttg
This DNA window, taken from Episyrphus balteatus chromosome 2, idEpiBalt1.1, whole genome shotgun sequence, encodes the following:
- the LOC129912464 gene encoding isovaleryl-CoA dehydrogenase, mitochondrial, coding for MSAARASSQILNKLLSNNPIRGILSQRYMTHYPVNDQVYGLDEEKQKLRETAFNFFQKELAPFANEIDKNDNFKDLRAFWQKMGALGFHGITADPEFGGTGGTYLDHCIIMEEISRAAGGVGLSYGAHSNLCINQLTKNGTLEQKQKYLPKLCSGEHIGALAMSEPGSGSDVVSMKLRAEKKGDHYVLNGSKFWITNGSDADVLIVYAKTATGTADKHAITAFIIETDWEGFSVGKKLDKLGMRGSSTCELIFQDLKVPEKNILGEVNKGVYVLMSGLDYERLVLAAGPVGVMQAACDISFDYAHQRKQKNQLIGEFQLIQGKMADMYTNLSACRSYLYSLARAADLGYKSPKDCAGVILYCAENATKVALDAIQILGGNGYINDYPTGRFLRDAKLYEIGAGTSEIRRWLIGRELNKEYA